The Heliangelus exortis chromosome Z, bHelExo1.hap1, whole genome shotgun sequence genomic sequence tttttcccccagttggCTATAAGTTAGATTTATGAAGACAAAGAGACCTCTTACAACTGTATATTTTGAACAGATTTATGACCGGACTACAGTGTAAGCATGGAGGGTCCCCAAGGCAGGAATGCAGTAACAGGAGAGTGTCATGTAGATCTTAAATAGTACAATTCTTTCCACATTCATGAATCCTAAGTGCCTGAGGTTGTATATTGCTAGTTATAAATTATGTAACTGAgttctgcagtggaaaaaaaaaaaaagaagaaaaagatgtaaaGTGAGAAATCTTCTCCCTAAGAATTTATGCTTTTCAGATTAAAGAACATAAGTTTCAAATTACTTCACTAAAACAGTATTGTTTCCTATTTTAAGTCATTTcaattgataaaaatattaatacagaTTTCTatgaaaagtaaacaaaacacATATGCTTACTAATCAgtcttcagaaaaacagagaaaggttCTCACATTAATTTACAAACAACAGCTCATAAGGAGTCAACAATCCTAAACAGCTCTATAATgttcagtaaaaaaagaaaccatattTTACCAAGTATTCTAATCTGGTCTGAGCTTTAGAGCTGAGATTAAGGTACCTACCTAGCTTCGTAATTTTACTACAGATAACATGCAATCAAAAAGCTGAGTATCAAAGTATACTCAGCTTTATATTTAATACTGGCTTTATGTATATAACTCAGCATATAGCACAAATCTGTATGTGTCATGTATATATGCACACTCTGAAAACACTCATGTTCAGCATCTCCATTGGTTTTTTAGAATCTTGATCTGCAGATTGATACTGCAAACTTTCTTGCTATTAGTCACTAGGGCACTAATCTGATCCCACAATAACTAAGGCTAGAAGAAAGACCATCAGGGACCCTGAAGCTATGCGTAAAAGATCATACCATACTCAGGGGGAAAGCCTGGAATAGATTAACTAGTGAGTAGTTGCTAATTATGCTATGCTAGCTCCCCCAGTGAACACTTTTACTTGGCAATTGTTGTGCCTTTGAACTGTTCGGATTAATTGACTTTGGATGCTCAGAAGGCAAACTCATAGCTCCTTAGATGGCGTGAGCCCTTTTAGCTTTGCTTCAAGTAAACTGGCTGATACAGCTTTGTGGCCAGCCCCTTCCTGTCCACCTAATTCGAGAAGTGTCACCAGACAGTGGCTGTGCCGCCATCTACTGTAGGTTCCGCATAGCGCTGCTTGGTCGGGAGCCCACAAGAATCACTCCAGCAATTCCTCCTACTAATATCCAAGCTAAACGACACAAACTCCACTCCCTAAACACGTACCTAAATAGCGGCCTAATCTTTCAGTTCTCCTCCACAGGCTGTAGGTCAGCTGCTGCGAATTAAGAAACGCAAGTTGTGTCACTGTTCTTCACCTACCACGTTCTGTCCTGTAAATCTGAAGTCTGTGTGTTTCATAGTGCTGTTAACAGTTGCCTTAAAAGTCAATTGAAAGCAGTATAATACTCGAAAATATGTTCAAATTTTCCTGAACCAGCTGACCACATAATGAAAGAATATCCAAAGAGTTTCATTATCTTCAAGAAAGCTTCCTGGGCGCAAATAAAATCAGAATCTGCACATGTGTCATCCTCTCTCCATTTTAATGTGTTGCTCAAGTTTCTCATGGTCATCCTAGACCTGAAATTATAGTGGAAGCTTTTGTAATCGCTCTTTGGaggctttttcattttgcttttccccaAACAAGTACTTAAATCACTAGAAAGCAATACAGCTCTCCTTATCCACACATACATAGAGATCTGTCAAGACCATGGTCAAGGAACTTAAGAGCTGTGGTTGCATTCTGAGGATAAACTACCAAATGTAAGGAACAATAAAACACGACCTGAAAACTGTCTTATTTCTACATGCTCTAGATATGCCAAACTCTGCAAGTTCCTCCAGAATCTTGAGAGAACATTCAGAAGCTACCTCTGCTCCCATTACTTTATAAGTAGGGAAAGGCTGATGGAACAGTTCCAAGCAATCAGGTTGAAAAACATCTGCCagagtaaaatttaatttagcaAACTCTACACAATATTAATAGATCAAATTTATGGATGCTGCTTGAGCCATTTAAAGGCTGGAAATTGAATTTTCTGAATGTTTATCCTGACTTTGTCCAAGTGCTCTTCTGACTTGATAGTGCTTAATTGGCAGACAGCCATGAAAACTGTTGCCTAATTACAGAACATATAATGATCTTACAGCCCTACAGATAAGACTTTACTACAGCgtaaatggattttaaaagttagcatatgagaaaaagaaaattagccTACAAATTAGTATATTTCGAAATCTTGTGTGTCAATAGTCACTTATTTGTCTAAGAATGGTTTTGAAAGAGGAATTTACATTAAATAACCTGTAATGCTAAACAGGCTACAATTCAGTGGGCTGGCTGGCTAACCCTGTGCATGGCAGAAATCTATTCACGTgtgattaaatattttagacTATCTTAAAGATACCACATATTTGCACAGAATCAGCCCAGCTGGGGATTATGTCAGCATGATGATGGTACAGCTATGCAGGAAGTTACACACAGCACAGATTTTTGTGAATCACTTGCAACATTTGGCTACCCATGAAATGAAAGAACATTAAATACATTGTTAATGTACTGACTCCTAAATAGTCTCCAACATTGTACTTTCATAGAAAACACAATTTCACACTTCAAATATTAATGACTACATAGAATAATATAAACCAGCTTGATTTATCTTCTGTTAACAAGATCCTAATTGTTTTCTATCTAAAGATGTTGTACACGGGTCTGACTTTGTGGCATAAGTGTGGTTAACAAGTTACAAGTTTTAAGATGATGGGAGTCCACTGCTCATAACTTTGAGGGAGAGGATACAAATatgtataataaaaatacagtttgctATTTATAGGAAAAAATCATGTTCTCCTCTCTCAGGAGATACTCTGCAAATGTGACAATAACAATGGCATCACCAAGAATGCCAATTCTCTTTCTGATGCAATGACTGGAAAACTAGGAAAAAGAGTCACACCCTAttgctgcatggggttgttctTTCATGTAGatggaaagaatgaaaagatGGACACATGCATTTCGGTGTATTCTACTTTTTCTTGGCATATGCATGTGTGCAACTTCACTCACTGAACAGCTCTCTGGGCTAAGCGGGAATGCTCAGGTGAGTGGTTACTTCTCCAAATACACTGTTTAACCCTTATAGCCTTTTCTGCACTCATATTCGACATAGAATGATGGTGTTCTCAGGAATGCACAGAAAGCTTTCTGATTCCTGTTTTAGGGGAATGACACTGTCTTCCTCTACAAACAAAAGTATTCTAAGAAATACAGTGCTACACCCAATTTCACACAAATGCATCAGAATGAAAGCTTCAAGCTTCATCATAGCTCTGTTTTTCAAGAATTTGGCTATGAAATATAGAAAGGCTTtctatgaaatatattttctatagAAATATAGAAGTGGTAATATGATGGCAtccaaagctttaaaaattgtGAATGCATGATAGAGTATGAAATTGGAAGGTGGAACAAGTGTAGTAGTGACATATGATAACAACCCTATTCTGCCTGTAAGTCTATACTATgagtatttaaaagaaatatcgTTGAATTAACGGTGCTATCATACAGCATGGCAACCTGCTGAAGTACTCAGTACTTTGCACATTAACTAGCAAAGGATATAATTTAGTCATTTTAGGTTGTTTCAATTTAACAGAAGATTTATCCCCAAGCTTATCTGGgtttatgtaaaaaaaacaacaaccaaaatgTGTTCTTCACCAGTGGAGCAAGTCAGACTGTTCAGACTGTTTCCTCTAACACTTGCGTAATGGAGCTTACTTTCTCAACATGTTACTGTAGCGGGACACAGTCACTTAAGAGTTACAATTCaatatttgtgtttttctaCGGTTAGCTTCAATTTGAGACTGCACAGGTTACATTTCTATCACTGTCAGACAAAAATATGTTACCAGAAGCATGCTGTTACCATCTTACCAAAAGCTTAATATGTAccgaacaaaaaaaaaaaaaaaaaaaaaaaaaaaaaaaagaaaaaagggcttTAAACTACAGCTATGGAAACAGCCATATGACTTttactttgaaataatttctttaaaaaaaaaaaaaaaaaaaaaaaaaaaaagacaatgaaacGCGTGTGAGGTCTGTGCGTACCCAGCCCCAGATGTTTACAATGGGGAGAGTAGCGGTGCGCGGCGCTGCCGCCCAGGAGCGGCGGGGCGCAGGACAGAGCATGGCCCCGCCGCGGGAGGCTGCGCGGCCGCGCACCGGTTCCCAGCGCCCACCGGACACCCCCCACGGCGGAAAGCAAACTTAGGCAAAACCCCAGCACGAAGGAAAAcgcaaacaaacaaacacaaacaaacaacaaaacaaacaaacaaaaaaaccccaaccaaaacaaagtaAACCCTTGTGCTGGGCTCGGGGAAGAAAAAGCGAGGAGCAGACAGCTGTTGAGTGGATCGGGGAACGGAGTGTGTGAGAGCGCGGAGGAAATGAATGCATTGTTTCAATATAGAGTTCTCGTCAAGGCACTTTAACGATAGGGGATAATGATTTTCAGATTCAGGAGACAATGCCCCCCGGCCCCACACACATTCTCCGCGCCACGTCCttataaatctttttttataaatcttTGCCTTCTGccaggcaaaaaacccaaactgtgcTCGGCGAAGCCATTTGCAAAACAAACGTAAAGGGAGAGGTGTGCAGATATGGACCGGCGGGGAGCGGCGTCCCGGAGGAGCCCACCCTACCTTTGCCCCTTGCCCCTTCCCCGCCCAGGCGtcaccttccccttccctccccaggcagggcaCCGGGAGCCGAGGGGCTGCCGCAGCCGGGGCGCTCGGGGGGCGGTGGCCGCTGCCCGGCATCCCGGCGGCAGAGCTCTACTTACTGAAGGGGCAATTCTCCTTCTTGGTGCCGCTGACCTTGCCGTTCTTCTCGATCTTGAGAAAGTATTTGTTGTAAGAGTAGAGCTTCCTCTTGCGCACGTCTCCTTGGAGGTGATTGTAGCTCCGCACGTGTCTCCCAGCactggaaggagaggagaaggacGAGGGGAAggaggatgatgatgaagaAGAAGAGTTGGTGGCCTCCGGGGACAGCATGTCCTGGCCGAGGTCATGGCAGGTGACAGGCACAGAAGACaccaagaagagcagcagcaagcagcaacAAGACAGGTGGGAAAAGGCTGAGCCACCATTTGTCAGTATCCATTTGCACATTGTACTGAAACTCTGGGCGCTGGAAAATGTCTTATCAAATGAAACATACTGGAAGGGTAAAACCTGGTAAAAGGCAAGTGGAGAGCCGGTGGTTGCTGCTTCTGGTTAGATCCCTCTGAGCTCTGATCTGGCCTGAAGTAAATGCACCAACATCCATAACTCAGGGGACAAATCACCTCAGAAGTTGCTGCCTTTTAATCCTTCGAGTCCTCCCTCAGAAAAAagagctgttgggttttttgggggggttgctGTGGTTAatcctctttcattttcctctgcccaacccctccctcccccacatACAAACACACTCCCCAACCTGGTTTGAGACTTCCCAGTAGTTATTTTGTTCTCTTCCTCACTCCTTTCTTCACCATCTTAGATGCAGAAAGGTCTGAAAAATAGATGACAGTAAAGtgaacaacagcaacaacaaaaataaataacaaccAGCGGAAAGGGGTGCTGGAAGGGATTTTTCACACATACCcctttacacacacacactcacacttTGTGGCTTTGCACCTTCTTCTGATCCCCACCCCTTTGCCTTCTGCAAGTCCCAAACCAGTTGCACAACTCGTCCTTTCTCACTGACAACCCCAGAGGAGgcagtttctttgttttgctttgaattctccagaacagaataataaaaaaaaaaaattaaaaaaaaaaaaaaatccagagagaaagaaagagagagggaaaagatcCTAACTTGTCTCCCCCCCCgctgcctttcttttccttcccctttggtTGTAAACAGGTTGGAAGCTGTAGCCTAAATGTCAGCAATTACAAGTCAGAGGTGGGATGTGCCTCTGGTGTTCAGCCCTTATTTGCAGGGGGTCAAGCAGCGGTGGGACATCTGAAACCCTTTGGCAGTCGGAGGGAGCGGTGCCTGCTGCGGAGGGAGCCCCGGGAGCTGCTCTCGCTTCCTCCCGGGAtgcagcggcggcggcagcagcagcagcagccgccgccTTCGGCTCGCTGCTAATTGCCCCTAAAGCGTTCCTCTCCTTGGAGTGCCGGCCACCAGCATGGCTTAGAGACTCATGCTTTACTAATTTCCCTGTCTCCCAGGCTGAACCAATCCCCTCTTGGGaggctttcctcctccttcgccccctccttccccccctcatCCTCCACACACTCACTCACTCTCACTCActctcactcactcactcactcactcactcactcactcactcactcactcacacgcacacacactcacactccCCCCAAAGAAACTTGTATTGTAAGcggaggattttattttattcttttggcAGAGAAGTGCTTGAGAAAGCCACCTGGAGCTTGTTGCCTGCTAGaactccccctccccccgctGGAGGAGGGGTTGGGTGGAAGGGTTGGAAAGAAGTATATACTACAGGCAGACCCTGGAAAAGCAGATTATATGCTGGTCAGAGAGAGTGAAAAGGGAAGAGACATAATtagctccttttccttcttctttgccAGCTTCCATGGAGGtctttctcccttctttaaTGAATCACTGATTTCTCGCTTCCgttgctgaaataaaaagttCACACTTTagccttctcttccttttaagCCTCTCAAGATTTATTGTGTCTCTTTCCCCACCCTCACCCTCCTTGTCTCTAAAGAAATCAGGGCCCTAAATGACCATTTTCTAATTGCTAACATGAGCCATTTACTGAATCACACATCTGACTTCAAAGCAAAAGGGTCTTTATTAGGATTGCAAAGGTTTCCTCATAAaaactgagtatttttaaaattttttttcttaactaatgcatttttcattcccaaagagaaacaaattttccattttcaaggctattttaaagattttttccaagCTATTATTTTCCTGGAAAGTCAAATAATGCTTTTCCTTTGATTCCATCTCTAAATGGATTTGTCATTTCACATACTGAATGTTATGACAGATGTTTTTCTAGCCCATGACTGAATCTCCAACTTCCCAAGTAATTAACAGGTATCTTCCATATAATGTGCTTTTACCATCAGAATAAGGGGTTGGGGACTGAACTGATATGGGCAGCatgcaagacattttttttgttcattatcTAGTATTGTAAAATAACTGTTTTGCAATAGAAGTAGATGGAATGTTCACTAAGAGAAGTGAGTAGCAGACCAGTGAAGCTGTACAGAAACAGTGACTAGCTAAATATGTAAGCCCAGCACTTTTTGAAATAGGGCAACTTAATAATGCAGATAAGTGGAATGCAGTGGAAAATTGCCTGTGCAATTAAATTTGGTATTTGGAGTAAAAAATTaagcaacagaaaatgcagaaaagaacaaacagttctaaaataaaaccaattgATTAGAATGTTAAACATATTGCTAACTTCACAAGAGAAATTagtaattattttctccaaTTACAGTGTTTATTCTGGAGAGAGTTGCCTCCTAAATTACGTGTTCAGAAACAATTTAATGTTAGAATCAGTATGATTTATGATGTTGTTTATGGTACTTCAGAGTATTTATTCTACTTGCATTTAGACTGTGCAAAACCTTTaatagtttttgtttgtttgtttttgtgaatCTGATTTAGGCTTTCCTTTAGTGGcaattaataaaaaaccccaataaaatgaaaaccaaaagtCTAAGTTTTGGTGAATGCCTCACAGCTTACAAGCACATCTACAAAGCTAATGTCAGTGTTTGCTTGTTGTCTGGATCAGAAAAGGTacaatacattatttttaaaattaaagttattttgATTCCAGTAACTTATGTGATAAATAATTACTATAATGTCATAAAATTATACATTTgaagaaacatttaattttttctctttttcctgctaTATGCCAGGAAGTACAATTAATCAACTTTTTAGGGTGTCTGGTGGCAGGAGAAAATAATAGTTTGAGGGTTGAACAGTTATATTTAATGCCTACTTGAATTTACTCCAGGAGAGTTCTGCTTAGACCTGTTCCTAGCATGTGATTTGCTGTACAATCTTgtggttaaaaacaaaaaccacatacccagcatttcattttaaatatgctTCTGGCAGGTGCAATATTCAGTGCAGTACTTAAATCCTACAACGCCTAGAATCCTTTTCTATCCTGTGTGATGACAGGGGGGGCATTTACAAAACAGAGTCCAAATGAAAAGCTGACATAGCTTTTTAGATTGtatctcattctttttttctgctctccgTATAGCATTTCTTTTATAGCACAGCTGAATCCCTAAATACCTCACTACTTTGTATTGTCAGGTCATCTCTTAGGTTAGCCTGAGAAAGCCTGAGAAAAGTTCCACAGGAAAGATGCGCTATTTAACGGAATTCAATCTGTCCCAATAGATTTGAATCACTAACATAAATGTATGAATGTAGATTATATCTCTGTAATGAGGCCTGAATCATTCTCAGTTACTTCAAAGGGCTGAAATTCAACCTTCCTTTTTAGCAGCAACAATCAGACCTTAATGGGTTCCTTTATTAATTGTTCTATTGCTAAGCTTGAAAAGCAGCTACCTTCAGTATGGTTCTTAGACTAGAAATGGTACCTGCTGCTTCTAAAGCAGTGCTTCTGTTTTGCCTTTAGCTGCTCTAAGATTCAGTGAAGTCTTCTCATCTGCAGTTTTATAAATGCTGAATTACATTGGCCCATGCagaatgaaatgaagaaaatcctTTCTAGAAAGTGCAAATAGTGTGAAGTgtattttaagaattttcttttcaatctcTTTCCTTCCCAAGGAATGTTCAGGGAAAGGAATTGTACAGATTAATTTTAGCGAAAAATAGTCTAAACATAGTATATTTTTGATACCTGTAGCAATAGCCTATGTCATGTTTTCGCCTTTTGATCAGCAAAGAGGGACGTTTTGAGGAATATTTTAAGGTAGTTGGAATACATTTTGCCTTGCACAATTTCCTTTAGGAAAATAGGATGTTAGGTTTTCTCGGTTGTATGTAAGTTCTGTCCATGCCTTTGACTGCTGATATAACCATCTCATTATTTAAATGTCACTCGTCCCTCAGTCTTGATTGCTAGACAGCAATCATGAATATTTCCTGCTTACAGTATGAGATGCTTATGCACCTTCTGGTCATGGGACCCAATTTTGTTCATATTCAAAATATGGGAAAtgtgcctttgatttcactgAGAGAGATTTAGGCCAGGAATGTCAGACATGAGGCGAGGAATGCCAAATGCCAGTGACAACTCAGATGTCTCCATCTACCAGTCAGTTCCTAACTGCAGAACTTGGCAGTGTTGTAAAACACTACTCTCAGatagaaagagaaagcaatggCACCCAGTGTCCACAATCTACAACCAATGATGAGCCAGGTTGTTTGATTTGACATGCAGAGCTACTTGCAACTATTTTCTTCTAAGAAATCTGCAAAATGACCATCATTATATTCATCTCTATTTTTCACCATTTCGTTCACCTCCatacaatttaaaaagtgtcaaaatattaatgcttttcTAATTTTGTATATAGAACAAGGTATAAAATAAGTCCTTAAGTTGTCAAATGTCAAGACTGAAGGTGGTGTAACTCATCTGTGTGTATGAAGCTGGAATATGACATAACATCAGTACTATTTTAGATGCCTGTAGTGGGATTTGGTAGTGTGTGGATCAAGCTCCTTGGCTCCCCTGTGCACACTTAATTCCAACTAAGTATACACATGGGAGAACTGGAGTGAAGTTCAGTTGAGgttaataaaatgcttttttcagcatttcttttttatttcaaaaggaCTTTCATTTCTACATCAAACTTAACGTGAGTCTGAGGCCACTGAAATGTAGTTCAGCCAGACCTGGTTCCAGTCTGCAGGGTTGGTGATGAGAATGACCTGCCCAGGCTGAAGCTAGAACTCAGGAGGAGTGGTATAGTACTCTGTGAGATTTGGTGGAAGGATGGAGAGTTGGCTGAGCTAGGACTGAGACTGGCATAGCTAATTATTATCTGAAATATACCTTCTTTTAAGAAACAAGATAAAAATATCTTAGGACCACACAGGTCATCTTGTAACTAGACATATGAATTGTGGGATCAGGCTTTACTCCATTGCTTAAATTAGTAGTATGTGTTTCTCCCACATGGATGCATTGCCAAAACAGTCTGAATGCTGTGCTTCAAGCAGACAATTAAGAAAATTGTTTATTCTTCTTGAAATACTAATTATGTCTATTGTCTTAgaatgtggttttatttatgcTATATCTGATGAAGAAATTTCAAAGAGCTGTATGACATTTGAAAATATCTGTATGTATagtttgtgggattttttcttaataaatcaaactattaaaaataagtaaaaaaatacattatgtAGAGGTCAATTAAAGGAGAATACAGACCCTTAGAAACTGAGCTGCAGTACCATAAATAGCTATGTCTGTGGGTTGGACACTGACCGTGTTTAGTAATGGTCTGCTGGCAGCTGGTTTTGCATACTCTGCAGCACAAACAATTAAAATGgcaatattttcaaaaagttGCTTTAATCTTGcaggatttgtttttctttctcatttcataTAGAACTACCATGAATGCAAGGCTCTT encodes the following:
- the FGF10 gene encoding fibroblast growth factor 10, which codes for MCKWILTNGGSAFSHLSCCCLLLLFLVSSVPVTCHDLGQDMLSPEATNSSSSSSSSFPSSFSSPSSAGRHVRSYNHLQGDVRKRKLYSYNKYFLKIEKNGKVSGTKKENCPFSILEITSVEIGVVAVKSVKSNYYLAMNKKGKVYGSKEFNSDCKLKERIEENGYNTYASLNWKHNGRQMFVALNGRGATKRGQKTRRKNTSAHFLPMVVMA